The Methylomarinum vadi genome has a window encoding:
- a CDS encoding addiction module antidote protein → MTKTITSRYDVAEHLRTTEEMAAYLDACIEEADGDAAFIAKALGDIARARGMSQIAKDTGLSRESLYRSLDGEHIPSFDTILKVIKALGIHLHADPA, encoded by the coding sequence ATGACAAAAACTATCACCAGCCGCTACGATGTGGCGGAGCATTTGAGAACCACCGAAGAAATGGCGGCCTATTTGGACGCCTGTATCGAGGAGGCCGACGGCGATGCAGCTTTCATAGCCAAGGCGCTTGGCGATATTGCCCGTGCACGCGGCATGTCGCAGATTGCCAAAGACACCGGACTTTCCCGCGAAAGCCTGTATCGATCCCTGGATGGCGAGCACATTCCCAGTTTTGATACGATTCTTAAGGTAATAAAGGCACTAGGTATTCATCTGCATGCCGATCCAGCCTAA
- a CDS encoding IS1380 family transposase, whose amino-acid sequence MTNCTPAQIEFPPLKRRKIDAQFSGGAITSDGGVLLLRAIDQQLGLTERIAAQIPDARAPDRVQHSVINLLRQRVYGLACGYEDLNDHDTLRNDIAFQTAVEKDQTLGSRSTLCRFEQQADRALMWRVHEELVAQFIASYETPPKSLVLDFDATDDPVHGEQDGRFFHGYYRHYCFLPLYVFCGHHCLVSYLRPSNIDGAKHSWAILALLVRRLRQAWPDVDITFRGDGGFCRHKMLSWCERHRVHYIVGLAKNKRLTRLSQPWIEQARQQFQSEQQKQRLFTDFHYKAGTWKRRRRVILKAEHMSQGSNPRYVVTNLDGDAQTLYETVYCARGDMENRIKEQQLDLFADRTSCSLWWPNQFRLLLSTLAYTLIQAIRRIALNNTELATATCATIRLKLFKIGAVIIRNTRRIRLLFSSQYPFQSLFKSVCQRLCPD is encoded by the coding sequence ATGACAAATTGTACTCCAGCTCAGATAGAATTTCCTCCCTTAAAACGCCGTAAAATAGACGCCCAATTCAGTGGTGGAGCGATCACCAGTGATGGCGGTGTGCTGTTGTTAAGAGCGATTGACCAGCAATTAGGATTAACCGAACGGATAGCGGCGCAGATTCCTGACGCCAGAGCCCCTGACCGCGTGCAACACTCTGTGATCAACCTGCTCCGTCAACGGGTTTATGGCTTGGCGTGTGGGTATGAGGATTTGAATGATCATGACACGCTCAGAAATGATATCGCCTTTCAGACGGCGGTGGAAAAGGATCAGACATTGGGCAGCCGATCCACCTTGTGCCGGTTTGAGCAGCAGGCGGATCGCGCCTTGATGTGGCGCGTTCATGAGGAACTGGTGGCGCAGTTTATCGCTTCGTATGAGACACCGCCGAAATCGTTGGTCCTGGACTTCGACGCCACCGACGATCCGGTTCATGGCGAACAGGACGGACGTTTTTTTCATGGCTACTATCGGCACTATTGTTTCCTGCCGTTGTATGTCTTTTGCGGCCATCATTGCTTGGTCAGTTATCTACGTCCCAGCAATATTGATGGCGCCAAGCACAGCTGGGCGATTCTGGCGTTGCTGGTCAGGCGCTTGCGTCAGGCTTGGCCGGACGTTGACATCACGTTTCGCGGCGATGGCGGTTTTTGTCGCCATAAGATGCTGAGTTGGTGCGAGCGGCATCGCGTTCACTATATTGTCGGGTTGGCCAAAAATAAACGCTTAACGCGCTTAAGCCAACCCTGGATTGAACAAGCCCGGCAACAGTTCCAAAGCGAACAGCAGAAACAGCGTCTCTTTACCGATTTCCACTATAAAGCCGGCACCTGGAAACGCCGACGCCGTGTCATTCTTAAGGCCGAACACATGAGCCAAGGGAGTAATCCCCGCTATGTCGTCACCAATCTGGACGGCGATGCACAAACACTCTATGAAACCGTTTACTGTGCGCGAGGCGACATGGAAAACCGGATTAAAGAGCAACAATTGGATCTGTTTGCCGACCGCACCAGTTGCAGCCTGTGGTGGCCGAATCAGTTTCGTTTGCTGTTATCCACCTTGGCCTATACCCTGATCCAGGCGATTCGCCGAATCGCCCTCAACAACACCGAACTAGCGACAGCCACTTGCGCCACCATTCGCCTGAAATTGTTTAAAATCGGTGCCGTCATCATTCGTAACACCCGTCGTATTCGACTGCTGTTCAGCAGTCAGTATCCGTTTCAATCCCTGTTTAAATCCGTTTGTCAGCGCCTGTGCCCTGATTAG
- a CDS encoding 4Fe-4S binding protein, with product MALKIIESCVNCYACEPLCPSNAIYEAKPHFLIDSKKCSECEGDHADPQCASICPIEGAILDAFGVPINPPGSLTGIPPEKMAEAMAELQAH from the coding sequence ATGGCTTTAAAGATTATCGAGTCTTGCGTCAATTGCTATGCTTGCGAACCGCTGTGCCCCAGCAACGCGATTTACGAAGCGAAACCGCATTTTCTGATCGACAGTAAAAAATGCAGCGAATGCGAGGGGGATCATGCCGATCCGCAATGCGCGAGCATTTGTCCGATCGAAGGCGCCATTCTCGACGCCTTCGGCGTGCCGATCAACCCGCCAGGCTCCCTGACCGGAATTCCACCGGAAAAAATGGCCGAGGCGATGGCCGAACTGCAGGCTCATTAA
- a CDS encoding ArsC/Spx/MgsR family protein, protein MAQIIFYEKPGCINNRRQKQLLRQSGHTVVAKNLLAEDWSVEPERLREFFAGSPVSAWFNRGAPSIKQGLVNPDTLEDDQAIGLMLTDPLLIRRPLMQVGQTKMAGFDEEKICAWIGLDEPEKDLKICPKTRKAESCHG, encoded by the coding sequence ATGGCGCAAATCATCTTCTATGAAAAACCGGGCTGTATCAATAATCGGCGCCAAAAACAATTGTTGCGGCAATCCGGTCATACGGTGGTCGCGAAAAATCTGCTCGCCGAAGATTGGTCTGTCGAACCAGAGCGATTACGCGAGTTTTTCGCCGGATCTCCGGTTTCCGCCTGGTTCAACCGCGGCGCGCCTTCGATCAAACAAGGACTTGTCAACCCCGACACGTTGGAAGACGATCAGGCCATCGGCTTGATGCTGACCGATCCCCTGCTGATCCGGCGACCCTTGATGCAAGTCGGTCAAACAAAAATGGCCGGTTTCGATGAGGAAAAAATCTGCGCCTGGATCGGATTAGACGAACCGGAAAAGGATTTGAAGATTTGTCCCAAAACCCGAAAAGCGGAAAGCTGTCATGGTTGA
- a CDS encoding site-specific integrase — translation MQTKITNQNDGCIPWNKGKLIGQKLPLKLKEIWAIRIRLQMADKIRELALFNLAIDSKLRGCDLVKLRVCDVAQGNHVSKRATIMQQKTHRPVQFEITEQTRNALKSGLTKQGLNLISIFFQAGFINPLICLPDNMLGLLNDG, via the coding sequence ATGCAAACAAAAATTACAAACCAAAACGACGGATGCATTCCATGGAATAAAGGTAAATTGATCGGTCAGAAGTTGCCGCTCAAATTGAAGGAGATATGGGCCATTCGTATTCGGTTGCAAATGGCCGACAAAATCCGAGAATTAGCTTTGTTCAATTTAGCCATCGATAGCAAGTTGCGCGGATGTGATTTAGTAAAGCTTCGAGTATGTGATGTTGCCCAAGGCAACCATGTGTCGAAGCGAGCAACAATTATGCAACAGAAAACACATCGTCCGGTTCAATTCGAGATCACCGAACAAACCAGAAACGCACTTAAATCTGGATTAACGAAGCAGGGCTTAAATCTGATCAGTATCTTTTTCCAAGCCGGATTCATCAATCCCCTCATCTGTCTACCCGACAATATGCTAGGATTGTTGAACGATGGGTAA
- a CDS encoding RnfABCDGE type electron transport complex subunit B — MYVISAIVSLTSLGFCLGLLLAVAARYLKVESSPVVDELEALMPGSQCGQCGYPGCRPAAEALVAGDAPVTLCPPGGTTLAEQIARILGVEIDLSAVEEPELQVARVSEDTCTGCTRCFKVCPTDAIVGAPKQIHAVVADACIACRKCVDVCPTECLQMHPVEVTLKNWRWHKPDTAIVGASA; from the coding sequence ATGTATGTAATTTCCGCCATTGTCAGTTTGACTTCCTTAGGGTTTTGTTTGGGCTTGTTGTTAGCCGTCGCGGCCCGTTATCTGAAAGTGGAAAGCAGTCCTGTCGTCGATGAACTGGAAGCTTTGATGCCCGGTTCGCAATGCGGACAATGCGGCTATCCCGGCTGCCGCCCTGCAGCTGAAGCATTGGTGGCGGGTGATGCGCCAGTCACGCTCTGTCCGCCGGGGGGTACCACCTTGGCGGAACAAATCGCCAGAATTCTCGGTGTCGAGATCGATTTAAGCGCGGTTGAGGAACCGGAACTCCAGGTGGCGAGAGTCAGCGAGGATACGTGTACCGGTTGCACCCGCTGCTTCAAGGTTTGTCCTACCGATGCCATCGTCGGCGCGCCGAAACAGATCCATGCCGTCGTGGCCGATGCCTGTATCGCCTGTCGTAAATGCGTCGATGTGTGTCCGACAGAATGTTTGCAAATGCATCCGGTTGAAGTCACCTTGAAAAATTGGCGCTGGCATAAACCCGATACTGCGATAGTTGGAGCGTCCGCATGA
- the rsxC gene encoding electron transport complex subunit RsxC yields the protein MINLKRIMRVRGGVHAEERKSNTSQLPIVTDLPLAKKLYIPLQQHVGKAAEPVVKVGERVLKGQLLAHSQGLISAPVHAPSSGIVGDIHLYPAPHPSALPIRTIVIETDGKDEWTPLSPVSDPFSRDPEEVSVRVAAAGVVGMGGATFPAAVKLNLGRKNRIHTLLINGGECEPYLTCDDRLMQERAEAIIDGIRIMLHGMATPQAIVGIEDNKPDAIKRMQRAALPFANIKVVKVPTRYPMGWDRQLIRYLTGREVPAGSRATDVGVLMHNVATAYAIHKAIRDGEPLLSRIVTVSGGAVTWPMNIEVPIGTLISPDISSVP from the coding sequence ATGATTAATTTAAAACGGATAATGCGCGTACGCGGCGGCGTCCATGCCGAGGAACGTAAAAGTAACACGTCGCAATTGCCGATAGTGACCGATTTGCCGCTCGCTAAAAAACTCTATATTCCATTGCAACAGCATGTCGGCAAGGCGGCCGAGCCGGTGGTCAAAGTGGGCGAACGGGTGTTGAAAGGGCAGTTACTGGCGCATAGTCAGGGCCTGATTTCAGCGCCGGTTCATGCGCCCAGTTCCGGCATCGTCGGCGACATCCACCTTTATCCGGCGCCGCATCCGTCGGCACTGCCGATACGCACAATCGTCATAGAAACGGACGGCAAGGACGAATGGACACCGTTAAGCCCGGTCTCCGATCCATTTTCCAGGGACCCGGAAGAAGTATCGGTCAGAGTCGCCGCCGCGGGTGTCGTCGGCATGGGCGGGGCGACCTTTCCCGCAGCCGTCAAACTCAATCTGGGGCGTAAGAACCGCATTCATACCTTATTGATCAACGGCGGCGAATGCGAGCCCTATTTGACCTGCGACGACCGCTTGATGCAGGAACGCGCCGAAGCCATCATCGATGGCATCCGCATCATGCTGCACGGCATGGCAACGCCGCAAGCGATTGTTGGCATCGAAGACAACAAACCCGATGCGATCAAACGGATGCAACGGGCCGCTTTGCCGTTCGCCAATATCAAGGTGGTTAAAGTGCCGACCCGTTACCCGATGGGCTGGGATAGGCAATTGATCCGTTATTTGACGGGCAGGGAAGTGCCGGCTGGATCTCGAGCGACCGATGTCGGCGTGCTGATGCATAACGTCGCGACGGCCTACGCCATTCATAAAGCGATAAGGGATGGCGAACCATTGCTTAGCCGAATCGTTACCGTTTCCGGCGGCGCGGTGACGTGGCCGATGAATATCGAGGTGCCTATCGGTACTTTGATTAGCCCGGATATTTCATCAGTCCCTTGA
- the nifL gene encoding nitrogen fixation negative regulator NifL produces MEKTTLKYLQMHTDIEKVINQLNPALLDREQGKFIDILNGKRRELLPAWLFVEAVEQAPVAISITDKKANILYANQAFSDVTGYSIAEIIGKNESMLSYKATPRHVYYDLWHNISRNKTWYGRLINRHKNGDPYLADLTVAPMQDSLKNITHYLGMHRDISDKFRVEKKLQNQKLLIESVINASSVAMVVLDQNDQVVLDNLQYKTLFSDLDHAEPIRLFLEILSSELGDIRTYLAQNPAGFNNYEVRIDSAAKHHPLWFACSAKIFQEKNAEATGFFEESSENYVLLSISNITKQRQHQEEIYLQSLKAMLAEEEQIRSIRETLLGTIHQVSQPLNQIQAAIHLMQQKKQQGALLDLLKQLEDSCQQTVSTLNHCIPEIAPTAITSINLNHILQEVMKLSNKKFLSNGIVVDWAPSPTLPNILGAENKLRMMFKQLIDNAITALNQGHQPDRNIMIATKLHNDRVIVSISDTGPGIPKQQHSKVFQPFFTTQKMGGVQAGMGLVMAKEIAHQFNGTIEIDSEYQDGCRFIVGFPMINENDYDRFDE; encoded by the coding sequence ATGGAAAAAACAACACTAAAATATCTACAAATGCATACGGACATCGAAAAGGTCATCAATCAATTAAACCCTGCCTTGCTCGATCGGGAACAAGGAAAATTTATCGATATTTTGAACGGCAAACGCAGGGAATTACTGCCGGCCTGGTTGTTCGTCGAAGCGGTCGAACAGGCGCCGGTGGCGATTTCCATTACCGATAAAAAAGCCAATATTCTGTACGCCAACCAGGCATTCAGCGACGTCACCGGTTACAGTATTGCCGAGATCATCGGCAAAAACGAATCGATGCTGTCCTATAAGGCCACTCCGCGACATGTCTATTACGATCTCTGGCACAATATCAGTAGAAATAAGACTTGGTACGGCCGACTGATCAACCGGCATAAAAATGGCGACCCATACCTGGCCGACCTGACCGTGGCGCCAATGCAGGACTCGTTGAAAAACATCACCCATTACCTGGGCATGCACCGCGATATCAGCGACAAGTTTCGGGTGGAAAAAAAACTGCAAAACCAAAAGTTACTGATCGAGTCGGTCATCAATGCTTCGTCGGTTGCGATGGTGGTGCTGGATCAAAACGACCAAGTGGTGCTGGATAATCTGCAATATAAAACCCTGTTCAGCGATCTGGATCATGCGGAACCGATCCGTTTGTTTCTGGAAATATTGTCCAGCGAATTAGGCGATATTCGTACCTACCTGGCGCAAAATCCGGCTGGTTTCAATAACTATGAAGTGCGCATCGACAGTGCCGCGAAACATCATCCGTTATGGTTTGCCTGTTCAGCGAAAATCTTTCAGGAAAAAAATGCCGAAGCTACCGGTTTTTTTGAAGAGTCGAGTGAAAATTATGTCTTGTTGAGTATTTCCAACATTACCAAACAACGTCAGCATCAGGAGGAAATTTATCTGCAATCGCTCAAGGCCATGCTGGCCGAAGAGGAACAAATCCGCAGCATTCGCGAAACCTTGTTGGGCACCATTCATCAAGTGAGCCAGCCATTGAATCAAATTCAGGCCGCCATTCATTTGATGCAACAAAAAAAGCAGCAAGGCGCGCTACTCGATTTGCTGAAGCAACTGGAAGACAGTTGTCAGCAAACGGTATCGACCTTGAATCACTGCATCCCCGAAATCGCCCCGACAGCGATTACCTCGATCAATCTGAACCACATTCTGCAGGAAGTCATGAAACTGAGTAACAAAAAGTTTCTTAGCAACGGCATTGTCGTGGATTGGGCGCCCAGCCCGACTTTGCCCAATATACTGGGCGCGGAAAATAAACTGCGAATGATGTTCAAGCAATTGATCGACAATGCCATCACCGCGCTCAATCAAGGCCATCAACCGGATCGAAATATTATGATTGCGACGAAATTGCACAATGACCGGGTCATCGTAAGTATCAGCGATACCGGTCCAGGCATCCCGAAACAGCAGCATAGTAAAGTCTTTCAACCCTTCTTTACCACGCAAAAAATGGGAGGCGTCCAGGCCGGTATGGGTTTGGTCATGGCGAAGGAAATCGCGCATCAATTCAACGGTACGATCGAAATAGATTCCGAATATCAGGATGGATGCCGCTTCATCGTCGGTTTCCCGATGATTAACGAAAATGACTACGATAGGTTTGATGAATGA
- the nifB gene encoding nitrogenase cofactor biosynthesis protein NifB: MELPILNDQPTTKGGCSAGSCGSTDDQLSHLTDDIREKVQNHPCYSEDAHHYFARMDVAVAPACNIQCHYCNRKYDCANESRPGVVSELLTPEQAVKKTMAVAANIPQMTVLGIAGPGDPLANPERTFATFRALSEQAPDIKLCVSTNGLALPQSVEELSQHNIDHVTITINCVDPEIGAKIYPWVFWNNRRIKGKKGAKILIEQQQKGLEMLVAKGILVKVNSVMIPGINDKHLSEVSRIVKEKGAFLHNVMPLIAEAEHGTFYGVMGQRGPTAAELQELQDQCAGDMNMMRHCRQCRADAVGLLGEDRGDEFTMDKIEEMEIDYQAAMEKRKVIHDAIALEMDEKRVAKTQIAQERQTLPKLSTRPVLMAVATGGQGVMNVHFGHAKEFLIYEASPDGVRFISHRKTDLYCSGDSTCGEAETALQRNIRTLEGCEVVLCSKIGYEPWEQLEAAGIQPNGEHAMESIKEAVMAVYRELAESGKLEETDEQQRVNA, from the coding sequence ATGGAACTGCCAATACTCAATGACCAACCGACAACTAAAGGCGGTTGCTCGGCCGGCTCTTGCGGCTCGACCGACGATCAACTGAGCCATTTAACCGACGATATTCGGGAAAAAGTGCAAAACCACCCCTGCTATTCGGAAGATGCCCATCATTATTTCGCCCGCATGGATGTGGCGGTCGCACCGGCTTGCAATATTCAGTGCCATTATTGCAACCGCAAATACGATTGCGCCAACGAATCAAGGCCCGGTGTCGTTTCCGAACTGCTGACTCCCGAACAAGCGGTCAAGAAGACCATGGCGGTCGCCGCCAACATTCCGCAAATGACCGTATTGGGTATCGCCGGGCCCGGCGACCCGTTAGCCAATCCGGAACGCACCTTCGCCACTTTCAGGGCACTGAGCGAGCAAGCCCCCGACATCAAACTCTGCGTCTCGACTAACGGACTAGCTTTGCCGCAGTCGGTCGAGGAGCTGTCCCAGCACAATATCGACCATGTCACCATTACGATCAATTGTGTCGATCCGGAGATCGGCGCCAAGATCTATCCCTGGGTGTTCTGGAACAATCGCCGCATCAAGGGAAAGAAAGGCGCGAAAATCCTGATCGAACAACAGCAAAAAGGTCTGGAAATGCTGGTAGCCAAAGGGATCTTGGTCAAAGTCAATTCGGTTATGATTCCCGGCATCAATGACAAACATCTATCCGAAGTCAGCAGGATTGTCAAGGAAAAAGGTGCGTTTTTGCACAATGTCATGCCGCTGATCGCCGAGGCCGAACACGGTACTTTCTATGGCGTCATGGGGCAACGGGGGCCGACGGCGGCGGAATTACAGGAATTGCAGGATCAATGCGCCGGCGATATGAACATGATGCGGCATTGCCGTCAGTGCCGCGCCGATGCGGTCGGGTTATTGGGCGAAGACCGCGGCGATGAGTTCACGATGGACAAAATCGAGGAAATGGAAATCGATTATCAAGCGGCGATGGAAAAACGTAAGGTCATCCATGATGCGATCGCCTTGGAAATGGATGAGAAACGCGTCGCTAAAACCCAAATCGCTCAAGAACGGCAAACGCTGCCCAAGCTTTCCACTCGCCCGGTACTGATGGCAGTCGCGACCGGCGGACAAGGCGTCATGAACGTCCACTTCGGCCATGCCAAGGAATTTCTGATCTACGAGGCATCTCCCGACGGCGTGCGCTTCATCAGTCACCGTAAAACCGATTTGTACTGCAGCGGCGATAGCACTTGCGGCGAGGCGGAAACAGCCCTGCAACGCAATATCCGCACCCTGGAAGGCTGCGAAGTCGTGCTTTGTTCGAAAATCGGCTACGAACCTTGGGAACAGTTGGAAGCGGCCGGCATTCAACCGAACGGCGAACATGCCATGGAAAGCATCAAGGAAGCGGTCATGGCGGTTTATAGAGAACTAGCCGAATCCGGCAAGCTAGAAGAAACCGACGAACAGCAACGGGTCAACGCCTAG
- a CDS encoding tyrosine-type recombinase/integrase — protein sequence MWINEAGLKSDQYLFPSRIHQSPHLSTRQYARIVERWVTSIGLDPAEYGTHSMRRTKATLVYRKTKNLRAVQLLLGHTKLESTVRYYDK from the coding sequence ATCTGGATTAACGAAGCAGGGCTTAAATCTGATCAGTATCTTTTTCCAAGCCGGATTCATCAATCCCCTCATCTGTCTACCCGACAATATGCTAGGATTGTTGAACGATGGGTAACATCAATTGGACTTGATCCTGCGGAGTATGGAACGCATAGCATGCGAAGAACAAAAGCTACGCTTGTCTATCGAAAAACGAAAAATTTACGAGCTGTCCAGCTATTACTTGGTCATACCAAACTTGAAAGCACTGTCAGGTATTATGACAAGTAG
- the nifA gene encoding nif-specific transcriptional activator NifA has translation MIHCNELVESELETLYQVSKSLNTNTDLHNKLNNILEILHRRLRMYSGMIALRSHEDDSLSVCEVYGDEIDKSVRYNPGEGLVGTILDAGSTIVVERLADEPRFISRLGLYDPKLPFIGAPILMGSSEIVGVLTTQPHNREFLGEKARFLEMVANLIAQSVKNLRAMEKKQQELLHERDSLKQALVKNYRFENIIGHSEPMLKVFDIIRQVAKWNTTVLIRGESGTGKEVVANAIHYNSSCSNGPFLKLNCAALPDNLLESELFGHEKGAFSGAIGQRKGRFELADNGTIFLDEIGEISASFQSKLLRVLQEGEFERVGGSKTLSVNVRVIAATNRNLEEDVAEGRFREDLYYRLNVMPIFMPPLRERLGDIPELANFLLKRLSRQQGGRLLEIKESALRILMKYSWPGNVRELENRLERAAIMSNDGIIDRDVIINTGLEEEIGILPAPQPSIKIDLHDENLDEREKVIAALEQSGWVQAKAARLLNMTPRQIAYRIQTLNINLKQI, from the coding sequence ATGATCCATTGCAATGAATTAGTCGAGTCGGAACTGGAGACTTTATATCAAGTCAGCAAGTCGCTTAATACGAATACCGACTTACATAATAAACTCAACAACATACTGGAAATCTTGCACCGTCGTTTACGCATGTATTCCGGAATGATTGCCTTGCGTAGCCACGAAGACGACAGTTTAAGTGTATGCGAGGTGTATGGTGATGAGATCGATAAATCGGTTCGTTACAACCCCGGAGAAGGCTTGGTCGGAACCATCTTGGACGCGGGCAGCACTATCGTCGTCGAACGCTTGGCCGACGAGCCCCGTTTCATTAGCCGGCTCGGCCTGTACGATCCGAAGCTGCCCTTTATCGGCGCCCCGATTTTGATGGGTAGCAGTGAAATTGTCGGAGTATTGACCACGCAACCGCACAATAGGGAATTTCTCGGTGAAAAAGCCCGCTTTCTGGAAATGGTCGCCAATCTAATCGCGCAAAGCGTCAAGAACCTGCGCGCGATGGAGAAAAAACAACAGGAACTGCTGCATGAACGCGACAGTTTGAAACAAGCGCTAGTCAAAAACTACCGCTTCGAAAATATCATCGGTCACTCGGAGCCCATGTTGAAAGTGTTCGACATTATCCGTCAGGTCGCGAAATGGAACACCACCGTGTTGATACGCGGTGAATCAGGAACCGGTAAAGAGGTCGTCGCCAACGCCATTCATTACAATTCCAGCTGCAGCAACGGCCCGTTTCTGAAGCTCAACTGCGCCGCCCTGCCCGACAACCTGTTGGAATCGGAATTGTTCGGTCATGAAAAAGGCGCTTTCAGCGGCGCCATCGGCCAACGCAAAGGCCGCTTTGAACTGGCCGATAACGGCACCATTTTTCTAGACGAAATCGGCGAAATCTCCGCCTCGTTTCAGTCCAAATTGCTGAGGGTATTGCAGGAAGGCGAATTCGAGCGGGTCGGGGGCAGCAAGACCTTGAGCGTCAATGTTCGCGTCATCGCCGCCACCAACCGCAATCTGGAAGAAGATGTCGCCGAAGGCCGCTTCCGCGAGGATCTTTATTACCGCCTGAACGTGATGCCGATTTTCATGCCGCCGTTACGCGAACGTCTTGGCGATATTCCCGAACTGGCGAATTTCTTACTAAAGCGACTGTCCCGGCAGCAAGGCGGCCGACTGCTGGAAATCAAGGAAAGCGCCCTGCGCATTCTCATGAAATACAGTTGGCCCGGCAATGTTCGGGAACTGGAAAACCGATTGGAGCGCGCCGCCATCATGAGTAACGATGGAATTATCGATCGCGACGTCATCATCAATACAGGCTTGGAGGAAGAAATTGGTATTTTGCCCGCCCCTCAGCCATCGATCAAAATCGATCTTCACGACGAAAACCTGGATGAGCGTGAAAAAGTCATCGCCGCCTTGGAACAAAGCGGCTGGGTCCAGGCCAAAGCCGCCCGTCTGCTGAATATGACGCCCAGGCAAATCGCTTACCGCATCCAAACCCTGAATATAAATCTCAAACAAATTTAG
- a CDS encoding type II toxin-antitoxin system RelE/ParE family toxin, which produces MVEIKKTDVYARWLDNLRDIRARARVLARVERMAAGNPGDVKSVGESVSEMRIDYGPGYRVYFTRRGNEIIILLAGGDKSTQDADIKTAQSLARNL; this is translated from the coding sequence ATGGTTGAGATAAAGAAAACCGATGTTTATGCCCGATGGCTCGACAATCTTCGTGACATTCGCGCTCGCGCCCGAGTTTTGGCCAGGGTCGAACGTATGGCCGCTGGCAATCCAGGTGATGTTAAATCCGTTGGCGAAAGCGTATCGGAAATGCGCATCGACTATGGCCCCGGATATCGGGTGTATTTCACGCGACGCGGCAACGAAATCATCATCTTATTGGCAGGTGGCGATAAAAGCACTCAGGATGCCGATATCAAAACCGCTCAAAGTCTTGCCCGTAACCTATAG